A genome region from Candidatus Rokuibacteriota bacterium includes the following:
- a CDS encoding ABC transporter permease, producing the protein MPAQSALTEKATLGKTAEPPVRAARWQGRHQVMLVPLLIFLAVFFAYPLLDTFLRSIGAPDQPFTLAHYRRVIDRPVYLRLFQITFEIAFSTSAVTLFLGYPVAYLMTRARPRALSLCLVCVLTPFFTSVLVRTYAWMVILSPEGVLNQSLAKLGLGRVELIYNRPGVLIAMTYTLLPYMVLTLYSVFRGIDLKLFLAAYNLGASDWQVFHRVFLPLSLPGVAGGFLLVFILGLGYFITPSLMGGPGDQMVAMVIYEQVERTLNWHFASALSIILLVVTLAGFLLYDRVVGLRTLLESKF; encoded by the coding sequence CATCAGGTGATGCTTGTGCCCCTCCTGATCTTCTTAGCAGTGTTTTTTGCCTATCCGCTGCTTGATACCTTTTTGCGGAGCATCGGAGCCCCTGATCAGCCTTTCACTTTAGCCCACTATCGACGAGTCATCGATCGTCCTGTCTATCTCCGACTATTCCAGATCACTTTCGAGATCGCCTTCAGCACCAGCGCCGTGACGCTCTTCCTCGGTTATCCTGTGGCGTACCTCATGACGCGCGCACGACCCCGCGCCTTGAGCCTCTGCCTGGTCTGCGTCCTGACACCATTCTTCACGAGTGTCTTGGTGCGCACATACGCGTGGATGGTCATCCTGAGCCCAGAAGGCGTCCTGAACCAGAGTTTGGCCAAGCTCGGCCTTGGCCGGGTGGAACTCATATACAACCGCCCGGGCGTTTTGATTGCGATGACGTATACCCTTCTTCCGTACATGGTGCTAACGCTTTACAGTGTCTTCCGCGGTATCGACCTAAAACTGTTTCTCGCTGCCTACAACCTCGGCGCCTCGGACTGGCAGGTATTCCATCGGGTGTTCTTGCCTTTGAGCCTCCCCGGCGTGGCAGGGGGTTTTCTCCTGGTTTTCATCCTTGGCCTCGGTTATTTCATTACGCCGAGTCTCATGGGCGGTCCTGGAGACCAGATGGTGGCGATGGTGATTTACGAACAAGTCGAAAGAACTTTGAACTGGCACTTTGCGTCTGCTTTGTCGATAATTCTACTCGTCGTGACTCTGGCTGGCTTCCTCCTCTATGATCGGGTGGTTGGCCTTCGCACGCTGCTCGAGAGCAAGTTCTAA
- a CDS encoding ABC transporter permease: MNRAFIGIPSTLILIFLLLPIIVIIPISFSSAQYLTFPPPGYSLQWYRRLLDRPEWGRALWVSFRVASLATLASMTLGTLSAFALVRGRFSGKTALYAAILAPMTLPSVIIGLGCYFLFARLNLAGTVWALALGHTVIILPVVVIILSATLQNFDERLEQAAIILGASPLVAFRRVTLPLISSGVISAALFSFLLSFDDLVLSLFLADPSSVTLPIQIWNHTVMKIEPTIAAVSSCLIGVAVIIGLLSRICGAAWSR, translated from the coding sequence ATGAATCGCGCTTTCATTGGAATCCCTTCGACGCTCATCTTGATCTTCCTCTTACTCCCAATCATCGTCATAATTCCCATCTCGTTTAGCTCTGCTCAATATCTGACGTTCCCCCCTCCCGGCTACTCACTTCAGTGGTACCGTCGGCTTCTGGATCGCCCCGAGTGGGGTCGCGCACTCTGGGTGAGCTTCAGAGTCGCATCGCTAGCGACCCTCGCAAGCATGACTCTTGGGACCCTCTCCGCCTTCGCGTTAGTCCGCGGGCGCTTTTCGGGGAAGACGGCGCTGTATGCTGCGATTCTCGCGCCGATGACCCTACCGTCCGTCATTATCGGCCTTGGCTGCTACTTTCTCTTTGCGCGGCTCAACCTCGCGGGCACTGTCTGGGCTTTGGCTCTCGGCCATACCGTTATCATTCTTCCGGTCGTCGTCATAATCCTGTCGGCGACGCTCCAGAACTTCGACGAACGCCTTGAGCAGGCTGCGATTATCCTCGGTGCCTCGCCGCTGGTGGCCTTCCGTCGTGTCACCTTGCCGTTGATCAGTTCCGGGGTCATCTCGGCGGCTCTGTTTTCTTTCCTGCTGTCATTCGACGATCTTGTGCTTTCGCTGTTTCTCGCTGATCCGAGCTCCGTCACCCTGCCGATTCAGATTTGGAACCACACCGTGATGAAGATTGAACCCACCATTGCCGCTGTCAGCTCCTGTTTGATCGGTGTTGCAGTGATCATAGGGCTCCTCAGCAGAATCTGCGGCGCAGCTTGGAGCAGGTAG
- a CDS encoding aspartate aminotransferase family protein has protein sequence MESSLLTRDLRRSYPVVDRGEGMYLYDRDGRRYIDAVGGAMVVTIGHGVKEVVTAVAAQMERVAYAYTGQFVTEALLLLAERVISMAPAGMSKVYFVSGGSEANEIAIKLARQYFVAQGQESKWRVIARWQSYHGTTGIALSATGRRPARRGYEPYLLAFPHIPPCYCYRCPFDKAYPDCRVACAEELERVIRLEGPETIAAFIAEPIVGTSAAALTPPPEYFQRIRAICDRYNILFIADEVVTGFGRTGTNFAIEQFGVTPDMITMAKGVSSGYAPLGGVIIHERIVQGFLKSGASPVLPLTYAGNPMAAAAGLAVLDYITANRLLERVREIGPYFFDRLRTLETLPWVGEVRGRGLMAGVELVQDRPSKATFPEQWRVAPRVVEEAMRRGLIILPGQPGMVDGVAGDHLMLTPPYIVKEGEIDEIVAILRAAIETVVTELEAAKRAG, from the coding sequence ATGGAGTCATCATTACTGACGAGAGACCTCAGGAGGTCCTATCCCGTCGTCGATCGCGGCGAAGGGATGTACTTGTACGACCGAGACGGCAGACGCTACATCGACGCAGTCGGCGGTGCTATGGTTGTGACGATAGGACATGGTGTCAAGGAAGTGGTGACCGCAGTGGCCGCTCAAATGGAGCGCGTTGCCTACGCCTACACGGGTCAATTCGTGACCGAGGCCCTCTTGTTGCTTGCTGAGCGCGTAATTTCAATGGCTCCCGCAGGTATGTCGAAGGTCTATTTCGTCTCGGGCGGCTCAGAGGCGAACGAGATAGCCATCAAGCTCGCGCGTCAGTACTTCGTCGCACAGGGACAGGAAAGTAAGTGGCGGGTCATTGCGCGGTGGCAGAGCTATCACGGTACTACAGGGATTGCGCTTTCCGCGACCGGACGGAGGCCGGCACGCCGAGGCTACGAGCCTTATCTGCTCGCGTTTCCGCATATTCCACCTTGCTACTGCTATCGCTGTCCCTTCGACAAAGCGTACCCTGATTGCCGAGTAGCGTGTGCGGAGGAGTTGGAACGAGTGATTCGGCTTGAGGGGCCGGAAACGATCGCGGCGTTCATCGCTGAGCCGATCGTTGGCACGTCGGCCGCGGCATTGACGCCGCCGCCCGAGTACTTCCAACGGATCCGTGCGATCTGTGACCGCTACAACATCCTGTTTATCGCTGACGAGGTCGTAACTGGCTTTGGTCGAACGGGAACGAACTTTGCCATCGAGCAGTTCGGCGTGACGCCCGACATGATCACGATGGCGAAGGGCGTGAGCTCCGGGTACGCCCCGTTGGGCGGAGTCATCATCCACGAGCGGATTGTGCAGGGCTTTCTCAAGAGCGGTGCGAGCCCGGTATTGCCGCTCACGTACGCGGGAAACCCTATGGCGGCAGCGGCGGGGTTGGCGGTCCTTGACTACATCACCGCCAACCGGCTGCTTGAGCGGGTGCGGGAGATCGGGCCGTACTTTTTCGATCGTTTGCGAACGCTTGAAACCCTCCCGTGGGTTGGGGAAGTCCGTGGCCGGGGACTCATGGCGGGCGTCGAGCTCGTGCAGGACCGGCCGTCCAAGGCGACGTTTCCAGAGCAGTGGCGTGTCGCACCGCGTGTCGTGGAGGAGGCCATGCGTCGCGGGCTCATCATCCTTCCGGGGCAGCCCGGCATGGTGGATGGAGTGGCGGGAGATCACCTTATGCTGACTCCGCCGTACATCGTGAAGGAGGGAGAGATAGATGAGATTGTTGCGATTCTTCGCGCTGCGATAGAGACGGTGGTCACAGAACTGGAGGCGGCGAAGCGGGCTGGATGA
- the hemG gene encoding protoporphyrinogen oxidase — translation MRLAVVGGGIAGLAAAHRAVELARERGRRLELSLFEAGDRLGGTIQTDRYEGFLVECGPDSFLSEKPWALQLCKRLGIEDRLVRTDDRFRRTYVAFRGRLHPLPDGFQLLAPTRLGPFIRSGLFSWPGKLRMAMDLVLPRGGDPDESLGAFVSRRLGREALERVAQPLVAGIYTADPDALSLAATMPRFLELERRERSLILGLWRGARKMPAGAAGASGARWSLFVTFAEGMEELIRVLGARLPPEAVRLKARVTDITREGSGWRLGLRDGPPATADAVIIATESHQAGRMLRYADPSLTHLLDGIPYASSATVTLGWRRADIPHPLDGFGFVVPQIERRPIIACTFSSVKYPGRAPDGFALLRVFMGGALNEAILEGDDDTLTRVARAELGELLGVTAPPLFSRVSRYPKAMPQYHVGHLARVEAIEGCLRAHPGLALVGGAYRGVGISDCVRSGEDAAARLLEPAGA, via the coding sequence GTGAGACTGGCGGTCGTGGGCGGCGGCATCGCGGGGCTGGCGGCCGCCCATCGCGCCGTCGAGCTCGCCCGGGAGCGTGGCCGGCGGCTCGAGCTGTCGCTCTTCGAGGCCGGTGACCGGCTGGGCGGCACCATCCAGACCGATCGCTACGAGGGCTTTCTGGTCGAGTGCGGCCCCGACTCATTCCTCTCGGAGAAGCCCTGGGCGCTCCAGCTCTGCAAGCGACTCGGCATCGAAGACCGGCTGGTGCGCACCGACGACCGCTTCCGCCGTACCTACGTCGCCTTCCGCGGGCGGCTCCACCCGCTGCCCGACGGTTTTCAGCTCCTGGCGCCAACTCGGCTCGGGCCATTCATCCGCTCGGGCCTCTTCTCCTGGCCCGGCAAGCTCAGGATGGCGATGGATCTCGTGCTGCCCCGCGGCGGCGATCCCGACGAGAGCCTGGGAGCCTTCGTGTCTCGCAGGCTCGGCAGGGAGGCGCTCGAGCGGGTAGCCCAGCCGCTCGTGGCGGGGATCTACACGGCCGATCCCGACGCGCTCTCGCTCGCCGCCACCATGCCGCGCTTCCTCGAGCTCGAGCGCAGGGAGCGGAGCCTGATCCTCGGGCTCTGGCGCGGGGCGCGAAAGATGCCAGCCGGAGCGGCAGGCGCGAGCGGGGCGCGATGGTCGCTCTTCGTGACGTTCGCCGAGGGGATGGAGGAGCTGATCCGCGTCCTGGGTGCCCGCCTGCCGCCCGAGGCCGTCCGGCTCAAGGCGCGCGTCACGGACATCACGCGCGAGGGCTCGGGCTGGCGTCTCGGCCTCCGGGACGGCCCGCCGGCGACGGCGGATGCGGTCATCATCGCCACCGAGTCGCATCAGGCCGGACGCATGCTGCGCTACGCGGACCCGTCACTGACGCACCTGCTCGACGGCATCCCGTACGCGTCGTCGGCGACGGTGACGCTCGGCTGGCGGCGCGCCGACATCCCGCATCCGCTCGACGGCTTCGGCTTCGTCGTGCCGCAGATCGAGCGGCGCCCCATCATCGCCTGCACCTTCTCGAGCGTGAAGTACCCGGGCCGCGCCCCGGACGGCTTCGCCCTGCTCCGCGTGTTCATGGGCGGCGCGCTGAACGAGGCCATCCTCGAGGGCGACGACGATACGCTGACGCGCGTCGCGCGCGCCGAGCTGGGAGAGCTGCTGGGAGTGACGGCGCCGCCGCTCTTCTCACGCGTGAGCCGCTACCCCAAGGCCATGCCGCAGTACCACGTGGGGCACCTGGCCCGCGTCGAGGCCATCGAGGGGTGTCTTCGCGCTCACCCGGGGCTTGCGCTGGTGGGCGGCGCCTACCGCGGCGTCGGCATCTCCGACTGCGTCCGCTCCGGTGAAGACGCTGCGGCGCGCCTGCTCGAACCCGCTGGCGCCTAA
- the hemH gene encoding ferrochelatase encodes MSDFDSVLLIAFGGPEKREDIRPFLEIVSAGRRIPLERLEAVAHHYELIGGRSPLNELTMRQAEGLRRALKRDGIPTSVYVGMRNWHPFLHETLAEMRDRGRRRALGIILSSFQTEASWERYVADVEAAREKVGAGAPEVAYAPPWAEHPRFIDAMVARGADALAQVSAPKRADALLVFTAHSVPVAMASGSPYARQLEAAALVIAGRLGHARWQVAYQSRSGAPSDPWLEPDICDALRGVKGQGIEDVVVVPIGFVCDHLEVLYDLDVEARAVAAEVGLRFHRAQAANDHPAFIAMLADLVTRGPR; translated from the coding sequence ATGAGCGACTTCGATTCGGTCCTGCTGATCGCCTTCGGCGGGCCGGAGAAGCGCGAGGACATCAGGCCCTTCCTTGAGATCGTATCGGCGGGGCGCCGCATCCCGCTCGAGCGCCTCGAGGCGGTCGCGCACCACTACGAGCTGATCGGCGGCCGCTCGCCGCTCAACGAGCTGACGATGAGACAGGCCGAGGGCCTCCGCCGGGCCCTGAAGCGGGACGGCATTCCGACGTCCGTTTACGTAGGCATGAGGAACTGGCACCCGTTCCTGCACGAGACGCTCGCCGAAATGCGCGACCGCGGCCGCCGCCGGGCGCTCGGCATCATCCTCTCCTCCTTCCAGACCGAGGCGTCGTGGGAGCGCTACGTGGCCGATGTCGAGGCGGCTCGCGAGAAGGTGGGCGCCGGCGCTCCCGAGGTCGCCTACGCGCCGCCCTGGGCCGAGCACCCGCGCTTCATCGACGCCATGGTGGCGCGCGGTGCCGACGCGCTCGCGCAGGTCTCCGCGCCGAAGCGCGCGGATGCGCTCCTGGTTTTCACCGCCCACAGCGTTCCCGTCGCCATGGCGAGCGGCTCGCCCTATGCGCGCCAGCTTGAGGCCGCCGCGCTCGTGATCGCCGGCCGTCTCGGCCACGCGCGCTGGCAGGTCGCCTACCAGAGCCGGAGCGGCGCGCCGAGCGATCCGTGGCTCGAGCCCGACATCTGCGACGCGCTTCGCGGCGTGAAGGGGCAGGGGATCGAGGACGTCGTCGTCGTCCCGATCGGCTTCGTCTGCGACCACCTCGAGGTCCTCTACGATCTGGACGTCGAGGCGCGCGCCGTCGCCGCCGAGGTGGGCCTGCGTTTCCACCGGGCGCAGGCCGCCAACGATCATCCCGCGTTCATCGCCATGCTCGCCGATCTCGTCACGCGGGGGCCGCGGTGA
- the hemE gene encoding uroporphyrinogen decarboxylase has translation MAPPSVFLDACRRRQTAFTPIWLMRQAGRYMPEYRAMRERHGFLELCKNPQAAAEVTLQPVERLGVDAAILFADILLVLEPLGVGLEFTRGEGPHIVRPVRGADDVARLGGGDVAASVGFVFETVRLARKALGERVPLIGFAGAPFTLASYLIEGGASREFLLTKRFMRAERDAWHAMLGRLAGITADYLNGQIAAGAQAVQLFDSWVGTLSPADYREFVLPHSRSVIQRLTPGIPVIHFGVGTATLLPLMKEAGGGVIGLDWRVELGPTWERLGYDVAVQGNLDPAVLLSSTGEIRRAAKAILDGAAQHPGHIFNLGHGVHQETPVENVKALVDIVHELSAR, from the coding sequence ATGGCACCGCCCTCCGTGTTTCTCGACGCGTGCCGGCGCCGGCAGACCGCGTTCACCCCCATCTGGCTCATGCGCCAGGCAGGGCGCTACATGCCCGAGTACCGCGCCATGCGCGAGCGGCACGGCTTTCTGGAGCTGTGCAAGAACCCGCAGGCCGCGGCCGAAGTGACGCTCCAGCCGGTGGAGCGGCTGGGCGTGGACGCGGCCATCCTCTTCGCCGATATCCTGCTGGTCCTCGAGCCGCTCGGCGTCGGGCTCGAGTTCACCAGGGGCGAGGGGCCGCACATCGTGCGCCCCGTCCGGGGCGCCGATGATGTGGCGCGGCTCGGCGGGGGAGACGTTGCGGCTTCAGTGGGCTTCGTCTTCGAGACGGTCAGGCTCGCGCGCAAGGCGCTGGGCGAACGCGTCCCGCTCATCGGCTTCGCCGGCGCGCCCTTCACGCTCGCCTCGTATCTCATCGAGGGCGGCGCCTCCCGCGAGTTCCTGCTGACCAAGCGCTTCATGCGCGCGGAGCGGGACGCGTGGCACGCGATGCTGGGACGGCTCGCCGGCATCACGGCGGACTATCTCAATGGCCAGATCGCCGCGGGCGCCCAGGCCGTGCAGCTCTTCGACTCGTGGGTCGGCACGCTTTCACCGGCCGACTACCGCGAGTTCGTCCTGCCTCACAGCCGTTCCGTCATCCAGCGTCTGACTCCAGGCATACCCGTTATCCACTTCGGGGTGGGCACGGCCACGCTCCTTCCTTTAATGAAGGAGGCGGGGGGCGGCGTCATCGGCCTCGACTGGCGCGTCGAGCTGGGCCCGACATGGGAGCGGCTCGGCTACGACGTGGCGGTGCAGGGCAACCTCGACCCCGCCGTGCTCCTGTCGAGCACCGGCGAGATCCGCCGCGCCGCCAAGGCCATCCTCGACGGCGCCGCGCAGCACCCAGGCCACATCTTCAACCTCGGCCACGGCGTCCACCAGGAAACGCCCGTCGAGAACGTGAAGGCGCTCGTAGACATCGTGCACGAGCTGTCGGCTCGATGA
- a CDS encoding thiamine pyrophosphate-binding protein, with product MPFTSGKQAFLEILKQEGVEIMFGNPGTTELPLMDGLAREPGIRYILALQESVAIAMADGYAQASGKLAAVNVHTSPGLGNAMGMLYDAMKAGSPLLLTAGQHDQAMNLTEPILWSDLPPVARPYVKWSYEITRLEDLPRAVRRAATTAKAHPTGPVFLALPVDVLNAERQVDLLETTRIAPRIRGDKAAIEAAADLLVKAQRPILISGDAVAHGDALAEMAEVAELLGAPVYAECVPSTCSFPFTHPLYAGAFPRLGPPIRALLMKHDLVFSVGGDMFTLSLPSDVEPMPEGLPLIHLDLDPWEIGKNYPAKVAIQGDPKATLPDLAEALRRRLSPDAVKAAKARAGELGKAREAKIADLRTRAKAEAGRTPITPLSLVAAVADAVPDDAVVVDESISSGGGLRELLKSRDPKGYYGLRGGGIGWGLPAALGIKLAQPGRPVVALVGDGSAMYTIQSLWTAAHDSIPVVYVIFNNASYRILKQRTLALKGFSAEDDKYVAMDLVNPRLDYVGLAKSMGVAGELVEKSADVGPAIHRGLASSGPYLIDVRIDGSFKS from the coding sequence ATGCCCTTCACGTCAGGCAAGCAGGCCTTCCTCGAGATCCTCAAGCAGGAAGGCGTCGAGATCATGTTCGGCAACCCCGGCACGACCGAGCTGCCGCTGATGGACGGCCTCGCGCGCGAGCCCGGCATCCGCTACATCCTGGCGCTGCAGGAGTCGGTCGCCATCGCGATGGCCGACGGCTACGCCCAGGCGAGCGGCAAGCTTGCCGCCGTCAACGTCCATACGTCCCCGGGGCTCGGCAACGCCATGGGCATGCTCTACGACGCCATGAAGGCGGGCTCGCCGCTCCTCCTCACCGCCGGCCAGCACGACCAGGCGATGAACCTGACGGAGCCCATCCTGTGGTCGGACCTGCCGCCCGTCGCGCGCCCCTACGTCAAGTGGTCCTACGAGATCACGCGGCTCGAGGACCTGCCGCGCGCCGTGCGCCGCGCCGCCACGACCGCCAAGGCGCATCCCACGGGCCCCGTCTTCCTCGCGCTGCCCGTGGACGTGCTGAACGCCGAGCGCCAGGTCGATCTCCTCGAGACGACGCGCATCGCCCCGCGCATCCGCGGCGACAAGGCGGCGATCGAGGCCGCGGCGGACCTCCTCGTCAAGGCCCAGCGCCCCATCCTGATCTCCGGCGACGCGGTCGCTCACGGCGATGCGCTCGCGGAAATGGCGGAAGTCGCCGAGCTGCTCGGCGCGCCCGTCTACGCCGAGTGCGTGCCCTCGACCTGCTCCTTCCCGTTCACTCACCCGCTCTACGCCGGCGCCTTCCCGCGCCTGGGCCCGCCGATCCGGGCGCTCCTCATGAAGCACGACCTTGTCTTCTCCGTGGGCGGCGACATGTTCACCCTCTCGCTGCCGTCGGACGTCGAACCGATGCCGGAAGGACTGCCGCTCATCCACCTGGACCTGGACCCGTGGGAGATCGGCAAGAACTACCCGGCCAAGGTCGCCATCCAGGGCGATCCCAAGGCGACACTGCCGGATCTGGCCGAGGCGCTCCGCCGGCGCCTCTCCCCCGACGCCGTCAAGGCGGCGAAGGCGCGCGCCGGAGAGCTCGGCAAGGCGCGCGAGGCCAAGATCGCCGACCTGCGCACCCGCGCCAAGGCCGAAGCCGGGCGCACGCCCATCACGCCGCTGTCCCTCGTGGCGGCGGTCGCCGACGCGGTGCCCGACGACGCCGTCGTCGTGGACGAGAGCATCTCCTCGGGCGGCGGCCTGCGCGAGCTGCTCAAGTCGCGTGACCCGAAGGGCTACTACGGCCTCCGCGGCGGCGGGATCGGCTGGGGGCTGCCGGCCGCGCTCGGCATCAAGCTTGCCCAGCCCGGGCGCCCGGTCGTGGCGCTGGTCGGCGATGGCAGCGCGATGTACACCATCCAGTCGCTCTGGACGGCCGCCCACGACTCGATCCCCGTCGTCTACGTCATCTTCAACAACGCCTCGTACCGCATCCTCAAGCAGCGGACGCTCGCGCTCAAGGGCTTCTCCGCCGAGGACGACAAGTACGTCGCCATGGACCTGGTCAACCCGCGCCTCGATTACGTGGGTCTCGCCAAGTCGATGGGCGTGGCGGGTGAGCTCGTGGAGAAGTCCGCCGACGTCGGGCCGGCCATCCACCGCGGGCTCGCCTCCAGCGGCCCGTATCTCATAGACGTCCGCATCGACGGGTCCTTTAAGTCTTGA
- a CDS encoding SDR family NAD(P)-dependent oxidoreductase yields MSGRLKDKVAIITGAGSRGPGLGNGKAAAILFAREGARVLCVDAKPENAEETAKLIAQEGGEAAVFTADVTRKAECEAMVKAALDRWGAVDILHNNVGIESRKTLFEVTEEEWDQVMAVDLKSMLLATQAAARPMVERGRGAIICVSSVAALRGHGRTAYAAAKAGVIGFVRTCAAQLGPKGVRVNAIAPGMVWTPMVESVGPELREKRRKASPLGTEGEGWDVGWAAVSLASDEARWVTGQTLVVDGGLTLTTR; encoded by the coding sequence GTGAGCGGACGGCTCAAGGACAAGGTCGCCATCATCACCGGCGCGGGGTCGCGCGGCCCGGGGCTCGGCAACGGCAAGGCCGCGGCCATCCTCTTCGCCCGCGAGGGCGCCCGCGTCCTCTGCGTGGACGCCAAGCCCGAAAACGCCGAGGAGACGGCCAAGCTGATCGCCCAGGAGGGCGGCGAGGCCGCGGTCTTCACCGCCGACGTGACGCGCAAGGCCGAGTGCGAGGCGATGGTCAAGGCGGCGCTCGATCGCTGGGGCGCCGTGGACATCCTCCACAACAATGTCGGCATCGAATCGCGCAAGACGCTCTTCGAGGTGACGGAAGAGGAGTGGGACCAGGTCATGGCCGTCGACCTCAAGTCCATGCTCCTCGCGACCCAGGCGGCCGCCAGGCCCATGGTCGAGCGCGGGCGGGGTGCCATCATTTGCGTCTCGTCCGTCGCCGCGCTGCGCGGCCACGGCCGCACCGCCTACGCTGCCGCCAAGGCGGGCGTCATCGGCTTCGTCCGCACCTGCGCGGCCCAGCTCGGCCCCAAGGGCGTGCGTGTCAACGCGATCGCTCCCGGCATGGTCTGGACGCCGATGGTCGAGAGCGTCGGCCCAGAGCTAAGGGAGAAGCGGCGCAAGGCGAGCCCGCTCGGCACCGAGGGCGAGGGCTGGGACGTCGGCTGGGCGGCCGTCTCCCTCGCCAGCGACGAGGCGCGCTGGGTGACGGGCCAGACGCTCGTAGTGGATGGCGGTTTGACGCTGACAACGCGCTAA
- a CDS encoding LLM class flavin-dependent oxidoreductase: MHLGHVGGPMADMRKLWRFADANGFDWFSSADHFQESPYRDGNGPCFEAISTMTAIALDTRHVRVGSLVICVNYRNPGVLAKAICTIDHLSGGRCEIGIGAGWHQHEYEGYGIPFERIGIRQDHLEEAVQILRMLFDQPISNFKGQYFQLNDARCNPKPLQKRLPIWVGGQGEKRTLRTAAKYADGWNAPYIDPQVWKAKNAILDDWCAKEGRDPRTLARSVNVGFYLGADAKGVQRGEAIFKSHWGENPERKGFFRGTPKDALEMCQAYQAVGVQRVNLAFREGPYDFDALQGFVETVLPAFGIKRPA, encoded by the coding sequence ATGCACCTGGGACACGTGGGCGGGCCGATGGCCGATATGCGCAAGCTCTGGCGCTTCGCGGACGCCAACGGCTTCGACTGGTTCTCCTCCGCCGATCACTTCCAGGAGTCGCCGTACCGCGACGGTAACGGCCCCTGCTTCGAAGCGATCAGCACGATGACGGCCATCGCGCTCGACACCAGGCACGTGCGCGTGGGCTCGCTCGTGATCTGCGTCAACTACAGGAACCCCGGCGTCCTCGCCAAGGCCATCTGCACCATCGACCACCTCTCCGGCGGCCGCTGCGAGATCGGCATCGGCGCCGGCTGGCACCAGCACGAGTACGAGGGCTACGGCATCCCCTTCGAGCGCATCGGCATCCGCCAGGACCACCTCGAGGAGGCGGTGCAGATCCTGCGCATGCTCTTCGACCAGCCGATCTCAAACTTCAAGGGTCAGTACTTCCAGCTCAACGACGCGCGCTGCAACCCCAAGCCTCTTCAGAAGCGCCTGCCCATCTGGGTGGGCGGCCAGGGCGAGAAGCGCACGCTCCGCACGGCGGCGAAGTACGCCGACGGCTGGAACGCGCCCTACATCGACCCGCAGGTGTGGAAGGCCAAGAACGCGATCCTCGACGACTGGTGCGCCAAGGAAGGCCGCGACCCCAGGACGCTCGCGCGCTCCGTCAACGTCGGCTTCTACCTGGGCGCCGACGCCAAGGGGGTCCAGCGCGGCGAGGCGATCTTCAAGTCCCACTGGGGCGAGAACCCGGAGCGCAAGGGTTTCTTCCGCGGCACGCCGAAAGACGCGCTCGAGATGTGCCAGGCCTATCAGGCGGTGGGCGTCCAGCGCGTGAACCTCGCTTTCCGCGAGGGCCCCTACGACTTCGACGCGCTCCAGGGCTTCGTCGAAACGGTCCTGCCGGCCTTCGGCATCAAGCGGCCGGCCTGA